Proteins encoded by one window of Streptomyces clavuligerus:
- a CDS encoding SDR family oxidoreductase: MTGAGSGIGRSVALALVGAGWSVVAAGRRPGPLAETAALAEAAAPTAGPTPAAEGRGRVLAVPTDVTSAAEVDALFAAACRDFGRVDLLFNNAGVSGPPGVPFEEIAPEQWRRVVDTNLTGTFLCAQAAFRVMRRQSPQGGRIINNGSISAHVPRPHSAPYTATKHAVTGLTKSLSLDGRAFGIACGQIDIGNAATDMTRRMEAGVPQADGTVAAEPVMDVADVARTVLHMAELPLEANIPFVTVMATNMPYIGRG, from the coding sequence GTGACCGGCGCGGGCTCCGGTATCGGCCGGAGCGTGGCCCTGGCCCTGGTGGGCGCGGGCTGGTCCGTCGTCGCGGCGGGACGCAGGCCCGGCCCGCTGGCGGAGACGGCCGCCCTGGCGGAGGCGGCGGCCCCGACGGCGGGCCCCACCCCGGCGGCGGAGGGCCGGGGCCGGGTCCTGGCGGTCCCCACGGATGTGACCTCGGCGGCGGAGGTGGACGCGCTCTTCGCCGCCGCCTGCCGGGACTTCGGCCGGGTCGATCTGCTCTTCAACAACGCGGGGGTGTCCGGGCCGCCCGGTGTCCCCTTCGAGGAGATCGCGCCGGAGCAGTGGCGCCGGGTCGTCGACACCAACCTCACCGGGACGTTCCTCTGCGCCCAGGCCGCGTTCCGTGTGATGAGGCGTCAGTCGCCGCAGGGCGGGCGGATCATCAACAACGGGTCAATCTCGGCCCATGTGCCGCGCCCGCACTCGGCCCCGTACACCGCGACGAAGCACGCCGTCACCGGGCTGACCAAGTCCCTGTCGCTGGACGGCCGCGCCTTCGGTATCGCCTGTGGTCAGATCGACATCGGCAACGCGGCCACCGATATGACCCGCCGTATGGAGGCCGGAGTCCCGCAGGCCGACGGCACCGTCGCCGCCGAGCCGGTCATGGACGTGGCCGACGTCGCGCGGACGGTGCTCCACATGGCGGAGCTGCCGCTGGAGGCGAACATCCCCTTCGTGACCGTCATGGCCACGAACATGCCCTACATCGGGCGGGGGTAA
- a CDS encoding heme ABC transporter ATP-binding protein encodes MNALVRTLLGIRRRTLPERPAPGAELAGATGLQVRLGGRAVLTGIDLTARAGEILALVGPNGAGKSTLFGALSGDLPAHRGSVRIAGRAAGAWTPAELALRRAVLPQTAVLSFPFPVAEVVRMGRAPWAGTEREDEDEAAVAEALAATGTAPFADRPFSALSGGERARVALARVLAQRTPLLLLDEPTAALDLRHQELVLRVCRERAAAGDGVVVVLHDLGLAAAYADRVAVLHEGRIAADGDPADVLGDALLSRVYRQPVEVFPHPRSGAPVILPRRTPRTPRTFRRP; translated from the coding sequence ATGAACGCCCTCGTCCGGACCCTTCTCGGCATCCGCCGCCGCACCCTGCCCGAGCGGCCCGCGCCCGGCGCCGAGCTGGCGGGCGCGACCGGGCTCCAGGTCCGCCTCGGCGGCCGTGCGGTGCTGACGGGGATCGATCTGACCGCCCGCGCGGGCGAGATCCTGGCGCTCGTCGGCCCCAACGGCGCCGGGAAGTCGACCCTCTTCGGCGCGCTCTCCGGCGATCTGCCCGCCCACCGGGGCTCGGTACGGATCGCGGGCCGCGCGGCCGGTGCGTGGACCCCCGCCGAACTCGCCCTGCGCCGGGCCGTGCTGCCGCAGACCGCCGTCCTCTCCTTCCCCTTCCCGGTGGCGGAGGTCGTCCGGATGGGACGAGCGCCCTGGGCGGGGACCGAACGGGAGGACGAGGACGAAGCGGCCGTCGCCGAGGCGCTGGCCGCGACCGGGACGGCCCCGTTCGCCGACCGTCCCTTCTCCGCCCTCTCCGGCGGGGAGCGCGCCCGGGTCGCGCTGGCCCGGGTGCTGGCCCAGCGCACCCCGCTGCTGCTGCTCGACGAGCCGACCGCCGCGCTGGACCTGCGCCACCAGGAACTCGTGCTGCGGGTCTGCCGCGAGCGCGCGGCGGCGGGGGACGGGGTGGTGGTCGTCCTGCACGATCTGGGGCTGGCCGCCGCCTACGCGGACCGGGTCGCCGTTCTGCACGAGGGGCGGATCGCCGCCGACGGCGACCCCGCCGATGTTCTGGGGGACGCGTTGCTGAGCCGGGTCTACCGGCAGCCCGTCGAGGTCTTCCCGCACCCCCGCTCGGGCGCGCCGGTGATCCTGCCGCGCCGCACACCTCGTACACCCCGCACCTTCCGCCGGCCGTGA
- a CDS encoding alpha/beta fold hydrolase — protein MHHAQHTIPVSGGDTLWAEDTGGDGPPVVLLHPGVGDSRIWDHVVERLVPDHRVIRYDVRGYGRSPSPTGPYSLLPDLVAVLDHFGLDRAALVGCSMGGGAALTLAVEAPERVRSLVLLCPAVGGFPWSEDTEYDDLIHASDVAGLTEYGLRESARAGADPVVVELMRSAAKSWINESVYEQEDPPVFDRLGEITAPSVLLVGDLDDPEIIECDEAIAERVPGCRLVRLPGVDHLPSLRVPDLVAETIRTHCAA, from the coding sequence ATGCATCACGCACAGCACACGATTCCGGTCTCGGGCGGCGACACCCTCTGGGCCGAGGACACCGGGGGCGACGGTCCCCCGGTCGTCCTTCTTCACCCCGGAGTCGGCGACTCCCGGATCTGGGACCACGTGGTGGAGCGGCTCGTCCCCGACCACCGGGTGATCCGGTACGACGTCCGGGGCTACGGCCGCTCCCCCTCCCCGACCGGGCCGTACTCCCTCCTTCCCGATCTCGTCGCCGTACTGGACCACTTCGGTCTCGACCGTGCCGCGCTCGTCGGGTGCAGCATGGGCGGCGGGGCGGCCCTCACCCTCGCGGTGGAGGCGCCGGAGCGGGTCCGGTCACTGGTACTGCTGTGCCCCGCCGTCGGCGGCTTCCCCTGGTCCGAGGACACCGAGTACGACGATCTGATCCACGCGAGCGATGTCGCCGGGCTGACCGAGTACGGACTGCGGGAGTCGGCGCGCGCCGGAGCGGACCCCGTCGTGGTGGAGCTGATGCGCTCGGCCGCCAAGTCCTGGATCAACGAGAGCGTGTACGAGCAGGAGGACCCGCCGGTCTTCGACCGCCTCGGCGAGATCACCGCCCCGTCGGTGCTCCTCGTCGGCGATCTGGACGACCCCGAGATCATCGAGTGCGACGAGGCCATCGCCGAGCGCGTCCCCGGCTGCCGTCTCGTCCGGCTGCCCGGCGTGGACCATCTGCCGTCCCTGCGCGTCCCCGACCTGGTCGCCGAGACCATACGGACCCACTGCGCCGCCTGA
- a CDS encoding small ribosomal subunit Rsm22 family protein, with amino-acid sequence MSSTLSAAETLRAALAGLLDGLPPTQAAQAVERLIANYRGTTPTDAPVLRDRSDVAAYAAYRMPATFEAVRAALGELREAAPGWVPATHTDIGGGTGAASWAVAEAWEDESTGQGPVPQTAVLDWAQPALALGQELARASGVPALRAARWERARISASISIEDTDLVTVSYVLKELTEGDRAAVVAEAARAARAVVIVEPGTPDGYARIIAARDQLIAAGMTVAAPCPHSSACPIVPGSDWCHFSARVSRSSLHRQVKGGSLPYEDEKFSYVAATRFPVTPATDRVTRKPQIRKGLVLLDLCSADETLSRTTVTKRQGPLYKAARDAEWGDPWPLPTD; translated from the coding sequence GTGTCCTCCACCCTTTCCGCCGCCGAAACACTGCGCGCCGCTCTCGCCGGACTGCTCGACGGGCTGCCGCCCACCCAGGCGGCGCAGGCCGTCGAGCGGCTGATCGCGAACTATCGGGGGACGACCCCGACCGACGCGCCCGTGCTGCGGGACCGTTCCGATGTCGCCGCGTACGCCGCCTACCGGATGCCCGCGACGTTCGAGGCGGTGCGGGCCGCGCTCGGGGAGCTGCGGGAGGCCGCGCCCGGGTGGGTTCCCGCGACGCACACCGACATCGGCGGCGGGACGGGCGCCGCGAGCTGGGCCGTGGCCGAGGCGTGGGAGGACGAGTCCACCGGGCAGGGGCCCGTGCCGCAGACCGCCGTGCTCGACTGGGCGCAGCCCGCGCTCGCGCTGGGACAGGAGCTGGCCCGGGCGTCCGGCGTGCCCGCGCTGCGCGCCGCCCGCTGGGAGCGCGCCCGGATCAGCGCGTCGATCAGCATCGAGGACACCGATCTGGTGACGGTGTCCTATGTGCTCAAGGAGCTGACCGAGGGCGACCGTGCCGCCGTCGTCGCCGAGGCCGCCCGCGCCGCGCGGGCCGTCGTGATCGTCGAGCCCGGCACCCCCGACGGCTACGCACGGATCATCGCCGCCCGCGATCAGCTCATCGCCGCCGGGATGACCGTCGCCGCGCCCTGCCCGCACAGCTCCGCGTGCCCCATCGTCCCCGGTTCGGACTGGTGCCACTTCTCGGCCCGGGTCAGCCGTTCCTCGCTGCACCGGCAGGTCAAGGGCGGTTCGTTGCCGTACGAGGACGAGAAGTTCAGCTATGTGGCCGCGACCCGCTTCCCCGTGACGCCCGCGACGGACCGGGTCACCCGCAAGCCCCAGATCCGCAAGGGCCTGGTCCTCCTCGACCTCTGCTCGGCGGACGAGACCCTCTCCCGCACCACCGTGACCAAGCGCCAGGGTCCGCTGTACAAGGCCGCCCGCGACGCCGAGTGGGGCGACCCCTGGCCCCTGCCCACCGACTGA
- a CDS encoding multidrug effflux MFS transporter gives MKTNTPTSATDPSGTAGATGGTGPAGAPGGTGRTVPGQRPGTRRGTGPAAPAVAPATARRAGLLVTLVLGGLTALPPLSMDMYLPALPAVTESLSAPAATLQLTLTACLLGMALGQLVVGPMSDRWGRRRPLLAGMAVYVVATALCALAPSAGLLIGFRLLQGLAGAAGIVIARAVVRDLYEGEEMARFFSTLMLISGVAPVIAPVIGAQVLRFTDWRGIFAVLAVVGVLLTLVVVRWLPETLPAEQRHGGGVGTALRTMRGLLADRTFTGYVLVGGFAFAALFAYISASPFVVQDIYGASAQTFSLLFAVNSIGLTAVAQLNGRVLVGRVDLDTALAVGLAVLTLSALALLLMTAGVFGEPGLFGVSAGLFALMASLGLVSPNITARALGRAPHAAGTASALMGTASFLTGALAAPLVGIAGEKTAVPMAVVQLGCGLAAVGCLLVLCRPWGRGAGARQP, from the coding sequence ATGAAGACCAACACGCCGACCAGTGCGACCGACCCGTCCGGTACGGCCGGCGCGACCGGAGGGACCGGCCCCGCCGGCGCCCCGGGCGGCACCGGCCGGACCGTCCCGGGACAGCGCCCCGGCACGCGCCGGGGCACCGGACCCGCCGCCCCGGCCGTCGCACCGGCCACGGCCCGGCGGGCCGGGCTGCTCGTCACCCTTGTCCTCGGCGGGCTCACCGCGCTCCCGCCGCTCTCCATGGACATGTACCTCCCGGCGCTTCCCGCCGTCACCGAATCCCTCTCCGCCCCCGCCGCCACCCTTCAGCTCACCCTCACGGCCTGCCTCCTCGGCATGGCCCTGGGACAGCTCGTCGTCGGACCCATGAGCGACCGGTGGGGACGCCGCCGCCCGCTGCTCGCCGGGATGGCGGTCTACGTCGTCGCCACCGCCCTGTGCGCGCTGGCCCCCTCCGCCGGGCTGCTCATCGGCTTCCGGCTGCTCCAGGGCCTCGCGGGCGCGGCGGGCATCGTCATCGCCCGCGCCGTCGTACGCGATCTGTACGAGGGCGAGGAGATGGCCCGTTTCTTCTCCACGCTCATGCTGATATCCGGTGTCGCGCCGGTGATCGCGCCCGTGATCGGGGCGCAGGTGTTGCGGTTCACCGACTGGCGAGGGATCTTCGCCGTGCTCGCCGTCGTCGGGGTGCTGCTGACCCTGGTGGTGGTGCGCTGGCTGCCGGAGACCCTGCCGGCGGAACAGCGGCACGGCGGAGGGGTCGGCACGGCGCTGCGCACGATGCGCGGGCTGCTCGCGGACCGGACCTTCACCGGGTACGTCCTCGTCGGCGGGTTCGCGTTCGCCGCGCTGTTCGCGTACATATCGGCGTCGCCGTTCGTGGTGCAGGACATCTACGGCGCGTCCGCGCAGACGTTCAGCCTGCTCTTCGCGGTCAACTCGATCGGGCTGACCGCCGTCGCCCAGCTCAACGGGCGGGTGCTGGTCGGCCGGGTGGACCTGGACACCGCGCTCGCCGTCGGGCTCGCGGTCCTCACACTGTCCGCGCTCGCGCTGCTGCTGATGACCGCCGGGGTCTTCGGGGAGCCCGGTCTGTTCGGGGTCTCCGCCGGGCTCTTCGCCCTGATGGCCTCCCTCGGCCTGGTGTCCCCGAACATCACCGCCCGCGCGCTGGGCCGCGCCCCGCACGCGGCCGGGACCGCGTCGGCGCTGATGGGGACGGCGTCCTTCCTGACCGGGGCGCTGGCGGCGCCCCTCGTCGGCATAGCGGGGGAGAAGACGGCCGTACCGATGGCGGTGGTGCAGCTCGGGTGCGGGCTGGCGGCGGTCGGATGTCTGCTGGTGCTGTGCCGTCCCTGGGGCCGGGGTGCCGGGGCGCGGCAGCCGTAA
- a CDS encoding bifunctional DNA primase/polymerase: MGDGKSRYIGSEDRPAWELRLPRWLRRRPKDTAADDSRREQMLLAVAEAGMPLAPAAYPVAYRCSCERIGCPIPGRHPVSFAWQTQSTTDRAQILRWAGTQPQANFITATGMVHDVLDVPLEAGREALERLLDQGVEIGPVAESTGEGEEGRVLFFTATRGTPEDEDEWWPCELDCRPETMDEHPGLRWHCRGSYVLVPPARLPGDHGVHWVRGPEHPLPDPLTLLETLTDACARYAGEVRAGEYAEYAEDGEYAAHGEYAEYAPGADGGGGSGSGAYAGKAAQGGARPMGRR; encoded by the coding sequence ATGGGCGACGGTAAAAGCCGGTACATCGGCTCCGAGGACAGACCGGCCTGGGAGCTGCGCCTGCCCCGATGGCTGCGCAGACGCCCCAAGGACACCGCTGCCGACGACTCCCGTCGCGAACAGATGCTGCTCGCCGTCGCCGAGGCCGGAATGCCGCTGGCGCCCGCCGCGTACCCCGTGGCGTACCGGTGTTCCTGTGAGCGGATCGGCTGTCCGATCCCGGGCCGGCACCCCGTCTCCTTCGCCTGGCAGACCCAGTCCACGACCGACCGCGCACAGATTCTGCGCTGGGCCGGCACCCAGCCGCAGGCCAACTTCATCACCGCGACGGGCATGGTCCACGATGTGCTCGACGTGCCGCTGGAGGCGGGGCGGGAGGCGCTGGAGCGGCTGCTCGACCAGGGGGTCGAGATCGGCCCGGTCGCCGAGTCCACCGGGGAGGGCGAGGAGGGCCGGGTGCTCTTCTTCACCGCGACCCGGGGCACGCCCGAGGACGAGGACGAATGGTGGCCCTGTGAGCTGGACTGCCGTCCGGAGACCATGGACGAGCACCCCGGGCTGCGCTGGCACTGCCGGGGCAGCTATGTGCTCGTACCGCCCGCGCGGCTGCCCGGGGACCACGGTGTGCACTGGGTACGGGGCCCCGAGCACCCGCTGCCCGACCCGCTGACCCTGCTGGAGACGCTGACGGACGCCTGCGCCCGGTACGCGGGCGAGGTCCGGGCCGGTGAGTACGCCGAGTACGCCGAGGACGGTGAGTACGCGGCCCACGGGGAGTACGCCGAGTACGCTCCGGGAGCCGACGGCGGCGGAGGTTCCGGGAGCGGTGCCTACGCCGGAAAGGCCGCGCAGGGCGGCGCCCGGCCCATGGGGCGTCGCTGA
- a CDS encoding alkaline phosphatase D family protein, which translates to MYQLHTPELRVAARRIARRIDSAAPQGSPGRRRLLRSAVPAAMAVLAFGTGLPRSTAHAATAPGGGHLPDDPFTLGVASGDPGPASVLLWTRLAPRPYEPGSGMPRVPISVGWEIAHDERFRRVARRGTAVAHPELDHSLHIEAHGLDHDRVHYYRFRAGPWISPTGRTRTAPARTARIRELRLAAVSCQAYHEGYYTAHRHLAGEDLDVVFHLGDYLYEYPVDAAGGARAYTDRTLPAHFNRETVTLEDYRLRYGLYRSDPDLQAAHAAHAFVLTWDDHETENNYAGGTPEDGGPTDEFLLRRAAAYRAYWENQPLRPPQRPDGPDMRLYRRLRFGRLAQFDVLDTRQYRSDQLYGDGWQRPGPELEDPARTMTGAPQERWLLDGWRQSAALWNVVPQQVVLARRRDAPVDAYRLSMDAWDGCPAARRRFLAGAEAAGVRNLMVLTGDVHVSYGFDLKEDWDDPDSRTVGTEIAATSISSGRNGADRPANHADLTAANPHIRLLHGRRGYARITLGERQARVDYRAVAAVTVPGAPVTTAASLVTEEGNPGFHPA; encoded by the coding sequence ATGTACCAGCTCCACACACCCGAACTCCGCGTCGCGGCCCGCCGTATCGCCCGCCGTATCGACAGTGCCGCCCCCCAGGGCAGCCCCGGAAGACGCAGACTTCTGCGCTCCGCCGTCCCCGCCGCCATGGCCGTGCTCGCCTTCGGGACCGGGCTGCCCCGCTCCACCGCCCACGCCGCCACCGCGCCCGGCGGCGGACACCTCCCCGACGACCCCTTCACCCTCGGCGTGGCCTCCGGCGACCCCGGCCCCGCGAGCGTCCTGCTGTGGACGAGGCTCGCGCCCCGCCCCTATGAACCGGGCAGCGGGATGCCCCGGGTGCCCATCTCCGTGGGCTGGGAGATCGCCCACGACGAGCGGTTCCGCCGGGTCGCCCGGCGCGGCACCGCCGTCGCCCACCCCGAGCTGGACCACAGCCTCCATATCGAGGCGCACGGCCTGGACCACGACCGCGTCCACTACTACCGCTTCCGCGCCGGGCCCTGGATCAGCCCCACCGGGCGCACCCGCACCGCCCCCGCCCGTACCGCCCGCATCCGTGAGCTGAGACTCGCGGCCGTCTCCTGCCAGGCGTACCACGAGGGGTACTACACCGCCCACCGGCACCTCGCCGGTGAAGACCTCGACGTCGTCTTCCACCTGGGCGACTACCTCTACGAGTACCCCGTCGACGCCGCCGGGGGAGCCCGCGCCTACACCGACCGCACCCTGCCCGCCCACTTCAACCGCGAGACAGTCACCCTGGAGGACTACCGGCTGCGCTACGGGCTCTACCGCTCCGACCCCGATCTCCAGGCCGCGCACGCCGCCCATGCCTTCGTCCTCACCTGGGACGACCACGAGACCGAGAACAACTACGCGGGCGGCACCCCGGAGGACGGAGGACCGACCGACGAGTTCCTGCTGCGGCGGGCCGCCGCCTACCGCGCCTACTGGGAGAACCAGCCGCTGCGCCCGCCCCAGCGGCCCGACGGCCCGGACATGCGGCTGTACCGAAGACTCCGCTTCGGCCGGCTGGCCCAGTTCGACGTGCTCGACACCCGCCAGTACCGCTCGGACCAGCTCTACGGGGACGGCTGGCAGCGTCCGGGGCCGGAACTGGAGGACCCCGCCCGCACCATGACCGGCGCCCCTCAGGAACGGTGGCTGCTGGACGGCTGGCGGCAGTCGGCCGCACTCTGGAACGTCGTACCGCAACAGGTCGTCCTGGCCCGGCGGCGGGACGCGCCCGTCGACGCTTACCGGCTCTCCATGGACGCCTGGGACGGCTGTCCGGCCGCGCGGCGCCGGTTCCTCGCGGGCGCGGAGGCGGCCGGGGTGCGCAATCTCATGGTGCTCACCGGGGACGTGCATGTCTCCTACGGCTTCGACCTCAAGGAGGACTGGGACGACCCCGACTCCCGGACCGTCGGCACGGAGATCGCCGCCACCTCCATCAGCAGCGGGCGCAACGGCGCCGACCGGCCCGCCAACCACGCCGACCTCACCGCCGCCAACCCGCACATCCGGCTCCTCCACGGCCGCCGGGGCTACGCCCGGATCACCCTGGGCGAGAGACAGGCCCGCGTGGACTACCGGGCCGTCGCCGCCGTCACCGTGCCCGGAGCACCTGTGACCACGGCCGCCTCACTGGTGACAGAGGAGGGGAACCCCGGCTTCCACCCCGCGTAA
- a CDS encoding FecCD family ABC transporter permease, with protein sequence MPSPSPAPARARVTGRTTAFLLTAGLLVALAAVTLVSAGHGAYDIPLGDVVASARHRLGLGGTPLDRVGESVLWNVRLPRVVLALLIGASLGCAGALMQGVFGNPLAEPGIIGISAGAAVGAVASIALGLTFLGNWTVTVCAFAAGLVTVGLVYALSRSDGRSEIVTLILTGIAVNAFGGALIGLFIFFADNAQITQITFWQLGSLSQATWPKVLAVLPCTAIGLLIAPCYARRLDLLSLGERPARHLGVDVERMRIVLILVVALLTAAAVAVAGVITFVGLLVPHLLRLVNGPGHRFLVPGSALGGALVLAAGDLLARTVAEPAELPLGVLTALIGSPFFFWLLRRTRRKQGGWA encoded by the coding sequence ATGCCGTCACCGTCCCCGGCACCGGCACGCGCGCGGGTCACGGGTCGCACCACCGCGTTCCTGCTCACCGCCGGGCTCCTCGTGGCGCTCGCCGCCGTCACGCTCGTCTCCGCCGGACACGGCGCGTACGACATCCCGCTCGGCGATGTCGTCGCCTCCGCCCGGCACCGCCTGGGCCTCGGCGGCACCCCGCTGGACCGTGTCGGCGAGAGCGTCCTGTGGAACGTCCGGCTGCCGCGCGTCGTCCTCGCCCTCCTCATCGGGGCGTCCCTCGGCTGCGCCGGGGCCCTGATGCAGGGCGTCTTCGGCAATCCGCTCGCCGAGCCCGGGATCATCGGCATCTCCGCCGGAGCCGCCGTGGGCGCGGTCGCGTCCATCGCGCTCGGGCTGACCTTCCTCGGCAACTGGACCGTGACGGTCTGCGCCTTCGCCGCCGGACTGGTGACCGTCGGCCTCGTCTACGCCCTCTCCCGCTCGGACGGCCGCAGCGAGATCGTCACCCTGATCCTCACCGGAATCGCGGTCAACGCCTTCGGCGGCGCCCTGATCGGACTCTTCATCTTCTTCGCCGACAACGCGCAGATCACACAGATCACCTTCTGGCAGCTCGGTTCGCTCTCCCAGGCGACCTGGCCCAAGGTGCTCGCGGTACTGCCCTGCACGGCGATCGGCCTGCTGATCGCCCCGTGCTACGCCCGCAGGCTGGATCTGCTCTCCCTCGGGGAGCGCCCCGCCCGCCATCTCGGTGTGGACGTGGAACGGATGCGGATCGTCCTCATCCTGGTGGTGGCGCTGCTCACGGCGGCGGCGGTCGCCGTCGCGGGCGTCATCACCTTCGTCGGACTGCTGGTGCCGCATCTGCTCCGGCTGGTGAACGGGCCGGGCCACCGCTTCCTCGTCCCCGGTTCCGCGCTCGGCGGCGCGCTGGTGCTCGCGGCGGGCGATCTGCTCGCCCGGACCGTCGCGGAACCGGCGGAGCTGCCCCTCGGAGTGCTCACCGCGCTCATCGGCAGCCCGTTCTTCTTCTGGCTGCTGCGCAGGACCCGTCGCAAACAAGGTGGTTGGGCATGA
- a CDS encoding TetR/AcrR family transcriptional regulator, translating to MNDTRSPDSRRRSERSRRAIHEAALALVTEIGYGRTTIEGIASRAGVGKQTIYRWWPSKAAVLMEAFLDLAEQTAEGVPEGAEPEIPDTGDLAADLRLVLRATVDEMNNPVFDAPARALAAEGVIDAGLGAQFVEKLLEPQLQLYVRRLRAAEEAGDIRPGLDHRTALELLVGPITHRWLLRTLPLTHAYADTLVDYALYGLAPRD from the coding sequence GTGAACGACACCAGATCCCCCGATTCCCGCCGCCGCAGCGAGCGGTCCCGCCGGGCCATCCACGAGGCCGCGCTCGCGCTCGTCACCGAGATCGGCTACGGCCGCACCACCATCGAGGGCATCGCCTCCCGCGCCGGGGTCGGCAAGCAGACGATCTACCGCTGGTGGCCCTCGAAGGCCGCCGTGCTGATGGAGGCGTTCCTCGACCTGGCCGAGCAGACGGCGGAGGGCGTCCCCGAGGGTGCGGAGCCGGAGATCCCCGACACCGGTGACCTCGCCGCCGATCTCCGGCTGGTGCTGCGCGCCACCGTCGACGAGATGAACAACCCGGTCTTCGACGCGCCCGCCCGCGCCCTGGCCGCCGAGGGGGTCATCGACGCCGGGCTCGGCGCGCAGTTCGTCGAGAAGCTGCTCGAACCGCAGCTCCAGCTCTATGTGCGGCGGCTGCGCGCCGCCGAGGAGGCCGGTGACATCCGCCCCGGGCTCGACCACCGCACGGCCCTCGAACTCCTCGTCGGCCCGATCACCCACCGCTGGCTGCTGCGCACCCTGCCGCTGACGCACGCATACGCGGACACACTCGTCGACTACGCCCTGTACGGCCTCGCGCCCCGCGACTGA
- the ddaH gene encoding dimethylargininase yields the protein MRSSLRDSSPRHYLMCPPTHFGVTYSINPWMDPAKPVDLPLAMNQWKDLRNRYRALGHTVELLEPRSDLPDMVFAANGATVVDGRVLLARFAHRERAGEAAAHLDWFRTNGWATIHEPSHINEGEGDFAVTASWVLAGRGFRSSPLSHGEAQEFFGRPVIGLDLVDPRYYHLDTALCVLDDAADEIMYYPDAFSPGSRAALRRIFPGALIAREADAAAFGLNAVSDGRHVLLPPAAVGLYGPLRERGYEPIGVDLGELLKGGGSVKCCTQELRR from the coding sequence TTGCGCTCATCGCTCCGTGACTCGTCGCCGCGTCACTATCTGATGTGCCCACCCACGCACTTCGGAGTGACGTACTCCATCAACCCATGGATGGACCCGGCGAAACCCGTCGATCTGCCCCTGGCCATGAACCAGTGGAAGGATCTGCGGAACCGTTACCGCGCGCTCGGCCACACCGTCGAGCTGCTCGAACCCCGTTCGGACCTGCCCGACATGGTCTTCGCCGCGAACGGCGCGACCGTGGTCGACGGCAGGGTACTCCTCGCCCGTTTCGCCCACCGGGAACGCGCGGGCGAGGCCGCCGCCCATCTCGACTGGTTCCGGACGAACGGCTGGGCCACGATCCACGAGCCCTCCCACATCAACGAGGGCGAGGGCGACTTCGCCGTCACCGCCTCCTGGGTGCTGGCCGGGCGGGGCTTCCGCTCCAGCCCGCTCTCGCACGGGGAGGCTCAGGAGTTCTTCGGACGGCCGGTGATCGGCCTCGATCTGGTGGACCCGCGCTACTACCACCTCGACACGGCGCTGTGCGTCCTCGACGACGCGGCGGACGAGATCATGTACTACCCGGACGCCTTCTCCCCCGGCAGCCGCGCCGCCCTGCGCCGGATCTTCCCCGGCGCCCTGATCGCCCGCGAGGCGGACGCGGCGGCCTTCGGCCTGAACGCGGTGAGCGACGGCCGCCATGTGCTGCTGCCCCCGGCGGCGGTAGGGCTGTACGGGCCGCTGCGGGAACGGGGGTACGAGCCGATCGGTGTGGATCTCGGCGAGCTGCTGAAGGGGGGCGGCAGCGTGAAGTGCTGCACACAGGAACTGCGGCGGTGA